The Nerophis ophidion isolate RoL-2023_Sa linkage group LG20, RoL_Noph_v1.0, whole genome shotgun sequence genomic interval gtatccaatttccttgttctctgtaacagaacagtaaacaaataaataataaatacatgatataCCATAGTAGgcaaacaaatacaaaaacaaatacataaataatatttttctcaatagaaaaagaaaggaaaaaaagggttcaagatgttcatcataattcttgttctgtgtaaaGTACACAAGTGAATACTTGTAGTTTTGAACGGTCtgttaaactgaatcatattggtgctttgttttatttcttttgttaatccattccataattaaattccacatacagatatgctaaaggttttaaatgttgtacgagcatacacgttttaaattagattttcctttaaGGTTACATTTTTCCTCTTGTTGAGAAagattgttgtacattcttggctagcaggctatagtttgctttatacataattttagctgtctgcaaatgcaccaaatcattgaatttcagtaattgtgatttaataaataaagggttcgtatgttctctgtatccaacaCTATGTATTGTTCTAAATTatctttttgtaacacagttagtgaatgaagcgcacaatGTGGAATAATaggacacgcggtaggaaatggacggatggataatcaatttttacagctcgtcctttataattttgacaaaataatagaatgataaatgacagaatatgttactgcatacgtcagcagacaatttaggagcctttgtttgcttacttattactaaaagacaagttgcctagtatgttcactattttatttaaggaaaaaaatgttctccgattgcaataagaaacatatgtttcatgtactgtAAGatatgttgttaaaataaagcttatAAGGCCGTTTTTGTGTGGTCCcgtttatttataaaagtatcgaAAAACAAGTAGAGTGGCTGACCCTAAGCCAAAAACACAAagacatataaacacatatacaaaaTGAAAAGGCTGCAATCAAATAAACGCTGCAGTATCAAAAACAAATGCAGATGTTGGAAATTAAGAAAAGTAAAGCCATTCTGaatacaaacaacaaaaaatatgcacTCCATGTGCATCTTTCAACTTTCAAACACAATCGAACAGACAGTGTTGCTTTGCATAACctataaaacacatgaaaaaaatgtttttttttatactacAGTAACGTAACCAACAAAATATTGTATACCACTGATTTAGTGCGACAAAAAAAAGAAGTGCTAATAACGACTATCGCAGAAGCTGGTATTATTGTGTTCACTCAGGGCAGCAACCTTTAAAAGCCGACTTGAAGTGGTGAGGGCTCTGACTCTCCGTGTAGGAAATCCTACCTGGAGGGAGGTACTAGTTGAAATTTCAGACTAGGAAGTGAGGAAATTACAACTTCCCAGTACAAATGGAATGCACCATGAGccagactaccaggaagttaactaAGAGGTTACTAAGAAATTAGCCAAGCTAGCAGGATGTTAGTCAGACAACCAGAAAAATTAGTCAAGAGGCTACCAGGAAAATATCCAAGCTGGACGGACAATAGTCAGGACTCAGAGGCTACCAAGAAGTTATTAAGGCTAGTGGGATGTTAGCCAGGCCAGCAGGAAATATAGGCCAGCTGGAAGTTATCCAGTCCAGAAGGAAGATAGTCTTCTTCTTCTGTTTTACGGCGGTTGCAGACTGCTTAGTGCATTACCGCCCTCGCTCGGATGTGAATGGTGACTTAATGACTCACAGACGAAAGTTTGAAATTCCTATTAATATATACACCTGCATATCTGTACACACTCTATATATATCAATTATACTTataataaccaacattaaaaaTACTATATTATGTCACTGGTATTGATTTTCTTCAGGAACTCAAATAGATATTTTGTAACTGTGTGATCAGATGTTTAACTTAGAATATACTTGAGTCTAAAGGTTTCTCCCATGTCTTCAATTTTTTCTTTATTCTATGTTTCTCTTTCATATTTAGTGCAATGCAAAATGACAAGTTCTACTGTTTCCGGATGATGACATTAGTCGCATTTCCCGGTTTTTGTGTTTGCCTATTGATAACAGTGTGTTATTTAACCCATTATGTCCTAACTTAAGCATCTACTACCCGACGTGTCGAGCCAACTTGAGGATTGGTTGTAAAATATGCTCTTCTCTTATCTCCTTAACTCCACCGGTCTTGCCACACTCTTATCATTTATTTCCTAATTAATGACTTGACATCTGATTTACTAACTTGACAATGAAcggttatacttccagttgttatTGCTTGCTTTGCATATTTGTATTCCAGGTCGTTTCCCATCAATTCCTACATGAGCTGGGACCCAAACAAATTTGACATATGTTTCCACATTATGAATtcttaaatgggaactgcactttattaggtatttcacaatcattatgaggtacctatcaatgcagctaatgggagcaatccattctaTCTCTAAATGACCTAAAATATGCATTCAAAAACCAATTATATTTAATTTACATTCGGTAGCCTGTATAATagccaaactgtagcaacattgttattgtaagagcaaacactgaggaactctttttctagcgtactaacatCGGCGTGCTATGGTATTAGCACTAGAAGCTAACTAAGGCAAGAGATAAGTTAGCTTCTACGTCAGTAAGCTTTCATATGTTTAATTAGTACACCATCTCTCCATAACATATAAGCTTTTTCCACATCAAAAAAGACTGCTACTACGGTTTCTTTATTGGCTTGCACATTCCTTGTGTCATTATTTAACTTGACAATAGGATCCATTGTCAACATTCGTCTTCTAAAACCACTTtaatatgttgatattaaatttgTTGATTCAATATAGAAGTCAATTCGCttaacaatcatccatccatccatccatccattttctaccgcttattccctttttggggaatGCAGCTGGGCCTTCcgcccagctgcatttgggcggaaggcagagtacaccctggacaagtcgccacctaatcacaggcccaacacagatagacagacaacattcacactcacattcatgttTTACATTATTTTCCCAAGATGAGAGGTTAGAGCTGTTGGTCTATAATTAGTTGCAATTTTATGGTCCTTTCCTTTTTTCGTAATTGGTACAATAGTCGCCATCATtgacattttttgaatttttactTGTTCCCATATTTTGTTGAACATCTCCaacaatacaaaacccaaaactagttgaagttggcacgtaaataaaatagaataaaatgatttgcaaattattttcaaattgtattcaattgaacagactgcaaagacaacatatttaatgttcgaactgagtaacttaattttgttttgcaaataatcatcaacttagaatttaacacattacaaaaaaagttggcacaggggcatttttaccactgtgttacatggcctttcttattaacactcagtaaatgtttgggaactgaggagaccaatttttgtagCTTTacgggtggaattctttcccattcttgcttgatgtacagcttaagttgttcaacagtccggggtctctcttGTGGTGTTTTAGGGTTCATATtgcgacacacattttcagtgggagacaggtctggactacagaaagGTCAGTCTAGAAtcgcacttttttactatgaagctacaCTCTTGAAACATGTGGCTTGACATTTTttgctgaattaagcaggggcgtccatgatcatgttgcttggatggcaacatatattgctccaaaacctgtatgtacctttcagcaataatggtgccttcacagaggtgtaagttacccatgctttaggccaggggtcaccaacgcggtgcccgtctgcaccaggtagcccgtaaggaccagatgagtcgcccgctggcctgttctaaaagtagctcaaatagcagcacttaccagtgagttgcctctttttttaaaaaatgtatttaattactagcaagctggtctcgctttgctcgacatttttaattctaagagagccaaaactcaaatagaatctgaaaatccaagaaaatacttgaaagacttggtcttcacttgtttaaatacattcattattttttttttactttgcttcttataaaattcagaaagacaattttagagaaaaaatacaaccttaaaaatgattttaggatttttaaacacatatgcctttttaccttttaaattccttcctgacaatttaaaatttaaagcccaccaggctgcaccaaacttttgatgccttgttgacacagaaaagtacagtggtgtatgcgcagctgctatgaaggttgcaagcctgtttggttcaacttatctttgtgaatcagccttttctgacatgaacttcatcaagaacaaacacagaacacgcctcactgatgcacatctgcaagactcactcagagttgcagtgtcaagttacacactagagtacaacacactaggtaacagcatgcaatgccaggcttctaaacaactgacaaagaaacagataacagatatGGTGTCCacttcaaagtgtgacatgatttatttagaaaattgagagttgacttttgtattttacatgagttatttgtacaaacatggtgcaaagtaattcatgatttgttagaaaatgttagtggctagctagtgatttcacaagactgtcttaaaagtgatcatttgaaaatgttcaatttgaaaaatgtgcacttagagaaaatataaaaataaagtgttgcatactGATATTTatgtgtttctatatatatttattgtgcgaAATCATTAAtttgatcagtgtttccacaaagaaaaatatcattaccggtaattattaataataacatagagttaaaggtaaagtgagcaaattggctatttctggcaattgatataagtgtgtatcaaactggtagcccttcgcattaatcagtacccaagaagtagctcctggtttcaaaaaggttggtgacccctgctttcgGCACTAATACAttcccatgccatcacagatgctggctttttaacttagcgcctataacagtccggatggttcttttcctttttgttcatGAGGACACAACATCTCCAGTTTCTATAAAGAGTTTGAAATGTGGATTAGTCAGACAAGAGAAAACtcttacactttgcatcagtccatttcgGGTTTTGTACTTGGTTATACTTGCTAAACTACTATCAAGCTGCACTTTTCACTACTACCGCTGTTTTTTataagggatcaataaagtactttctattctattcgatTTTATTTGTGTTTGGCTTGGCATGTACAATTAGTTACTTCTGGAATTGAAtacacatagttttttttttttttaataatgagagAGCCTTCTTGTATCTTGCAGCAAGCATCTACTCTTTTCTCCGCCTGATTTTCATGTACTTTTTTTGCTGCCTCTGAATACATTTTCCTcccagtttttattttttgtatttcaaaaGCCTTTATCCTCACTTCACAATCTGTTTGGCCAACACTGTGTGCCTCATCACAAtttatatgaagtgaagtgaagtgaattatatttatatagcgctttttcctcaagtgactcaaagcgctttacatagtgaaacccaatatctaagttacaattaaaccagtgtgggtggcacagggagcaggtacACATTTCTCCTGCACACCAGCTCCACACTTGCCATTGTCATGGCCTCCCCCACACCTTCCACATGTTTCTTCTCCTTTTGCGTACCTGTCCACTTTTTTACCCCTTCTCCATGTTCTTAATCTCCTCAGGTTCACTTCTTTGCCTCCTATAGTTATCTCCATCGTTTTGTGCAAGTTCGCCCTTATTGGAATATCATATATTGCTCCTTTTGTTACTCTCACTGTTTCTACCTTTTTCCCCACTCTAATTTCtttcttgcaaaatgtatttGGGTTTTTAAAGCCTTTTCTCTTTGCCCTTCACTCTTCCACACTATCATTAGATCCCCGTTGTTGTCGTTACGTCACCAATGTTTGCATAGCAACCTCGTAATTGCACTCGGCCCTACTTTCCTGATTTCCTGCCTTTCCTTGAATTTTATAAGCACTTTGAATTCCTCCTCTCCGTCAATCTTCCTTCGCACTCTCCCTAACAATATTATTTTCCTTTGAGGGTTTTTCTCTGTCCAGTCACCATTCTCCCCCTTACTCTCCTCATTCATACTCCCCCTACCCCCTCCCCGATGATTTTTTACTCATCCACAATCCTGACTGGGATCAGGATTGGTTTTTGCAATTGCAAAAGACGATGGAATTGTTTACTCACGACCGTTCAAAACCCACTCGGCTGTTTGACACCAACCAGCTTCCTCTTCTGCAAACAACCAAGGAAGTTATTCAGGCTAGCAGGATAttagccaggctagcaggaagctataaaggctagcaggaagttataCAGGCTAATAGGAAGTTAGTCTGGACGCTACCAGGAAGTTATCGAGGTTAGCTAGGATTTTAGCCAGGCTAGCAGGATTAGCCAGGATAGCAGGAAGCTATCCAGGCTAGCAGGAAGCTGGTCAGGAGACTAACAGGAAGTTCTGCAGACAAGCAGGATATTAGCCAGGCCAACAGGAAACTAGCTAGGCTAGCTGGAAGTTATCCAGGCTAGAAGGAATTCATTCAGGAGGCTACCAGGAAGTACTGTACGCAAGCAGCTTATTAGCCAGGCTAGCAAGAAACTATCTGGGCAAGCTGGAAGTTAGGCCAAAAGAAAGTTAGTTAGAAAGCTAGCAGAATGTTAGTCAGAAACCTAGCAGGATATTAGCCAGGCTCGCAGGATAGTAACCGGGCTCGCAGCATAGTAGCCAGGCTCACAGGATAGTTGCCAGGCCCGCACGATAGTTGCCAGGCCCGCAGGATAGTTTCCAGGCTCGCAGGATAGTTGCCAAGCTCGCCGGATAGTTGCCAAGCTCGCCGGATAGTAGCCAGGCTCGCAGGAAGCTATACAGGCTAGAAGGGAGTATTTCAAGCTAACAAAAATTTAGTCAGGAGGCTAGCTGGGAGGTAGTCAGGATAGCAGGAAGTTAACCAGGCTAGCAAGAAGTTGGTCAAACCTGCAGAAAGTTATCCAGGCTTGCAATAAGTTACGCAGGCTTGCAACAAGGTATCCAGATGAGCAGGAAGTTATCCAGGCAAGCAGGAATTTATCCAGAGTAGCAGGAGTTCAGTCAGGAGGCTACCATGAAGTTCTGCAGGCTAACAGGATAttagccaggctagcaggaaACTATCTGGGAGAGCTGGAAGTTAGCCAGGTTAAAAGAAAGTTAGTCGGAAAGCTAGCAGGATATTAGCCAGGCTATCAGGGAGTTTTTCAAGCTAGCAAGAAGTTAGTCAGGAGGCTAGCTGGGAGGTAgtcaggctaacaggaagttatccaggctagcaggaagttacaAAGGTTAACATGAAGTTGGTCAAACCTGCACAAAGTTATCCAGGCTTGCAATTAATTATCCAGGTGAGCAGGAAGTTATTGAGACTAACCGCATGTTATCCATGCTATTAGGATGTTATCCAGACTAACAGGATGTTatccaggctagcaggaagttagtgGGACCTGCAGTATATCATCTTTACAAAGTAGATGCTGTCACTACTCGATCAGTAATAGTATTTATTTTGAAACCGTACAGACACCTGAACGATGTGCTCACCAGCCTTATATGGCAAAGAAATCAATCTTTTTTTTACCATGTTATTCACTTTAAATACATCAATTCACAATACTGATCATTTAAAAGTCTAGTTTTTGTTACACCACAGATATACAGTAGATTTAAGTTAGAGTAAGTGcgtcgtttaaaaaaatattttatatacaaaatccaaaaccagtcaagttggcacattgtgtaattcgtcaataaaaacagaatacaatgatttgcaaatccttttcatgttatattcaattgaataaactgcaaagacaagatagttaatgttcgaactgagaaaattgttttttttttgcaaataataattaacttagaatttaatggcacaaTAGTTGTAAACAAGttgacacaggggcatttttaccactgtgttacacagcctttccttttaacgacactcgGTAATAGTTTGGGAACTGGGGAGACCAttgtttgaagcttttcaggtggaattctttcccattcttgcttgatgtacagtttaagttgttcaacagtccgtggtctccattgtggttttttaggcttcatattgcgccacacattttcaaagggagacaggtctggactactctTTCACTATAAGgcccatgataactttgcttggatagcagcatatgttgctccaaaacctgtatgtaccttttagcattaatggtgccttcacagatttgtaagttacccactccttgggcactaatatacccccataccataacagatgctggcttttgaactttgcgcctataacaatccggatggttcttttcctctttattccggaggacacaacgacaacattttccccaaaaattttaaatgttgacttttcagaccacagaacacttttccactttgcatcagtccatcttagattagctcgggcccagcgaagccggcggcgtttgtgggtgttgttgataaatggctttagctttgaatagtaaagttttaacttgcacttacagatgtaatgacagactgtagttactgaaagtggatttctgaagtgttcttaagcccatgtggtgatatcctttacacactgatgacgcgttttcatgcagtaccgcctaagggatcgaaggtcacgggcattcaatgttggttttcagccttgtgCAGTCTtatctccatattctctgaaccttttgatgatattacgaaccgtagatgatgaaatcactaaattcattgcaatagctcgttgacaaatgttgttcttaaactgttcgaaaatttgcttacgcatttgttcacaaagtggtgagcctcgccccatccttgtttatgaatgactgaccatttcatggtagctgcctttatacccaatcatggcacccacctgttcccaattagcctgttcacctgtgggatgttcaaaataagtgtgtgatgagcatttctcaacattttcagtctttttgccacttgcgccagctttttaaaaaaaaatgttgcaggcatcaaattccaaatgagttaaaatttgcaaaaaataacaaagttttcagTTTGAACGttcagtatcttgtctttgctgtctattcaattgaatataagttgaaaaggattagcaaatcattgtattctgattttatttatgatttacacaacgtgccaacttcacttgttttgggtttaCTAAATTGTATGGTAACTCCTCCGTATTGTAGTTTGGTTTCTCATTGTGTCAAGTGTCCGAGCATTACCTACTATTACGAAGTAACCTAACACATTTAGTTTAGGTCTATGAGCCTCAACCTTAACACGTTATGTGCACAAAAGGTCAATAATTAACAAAGAAACTAACTTTTCTTGCTCTGTTTTAGGTAAGAGGTGCTCCAGCCATTGCTATTGTGGGCTGCCTCAGCTTGGCGGTGGAATTACGAGCAGGTGCAGGCGGCGACGATCCTGTGCCATTCATTCGGGAGTCTTTGTGTCACCTTACCTCAGCCCGGCCCACCGCCGTCAACATGGGCCGCGCTGCCCGCGAACTGATGGAGTTTGCTGAGAACGAAAGCATGGAGAAGAACTCTGAACAGCTGAGAGAAAGGTTGGTTCGCTTTGAATACCTGCACACATACTTAtacttattgttattattacaacacagtaacacacatactgtatttatACTTATTATTTTAGCACACATATTAAAGGCCCAAGCAGCAAAGGGCACTATTGAAATTGCTGTGTTTTTACTTCTATATGTTTGGACGCCTTTTTGAGGCCCTTAAGATGCATGAAAAGTCCCCATATTTTGAGGGCGGGTCAGGTATGGGaacaatttttatattttgtcGGCCCTAAAATTTTTGGTGGTGGGTCTTGGCATTGGCGAGGAGGTGACCACAATCTTCGAGCGTGCTGGCCAGCTAACGTGAACTTTGCGGTGCAAATGCAAAGGGCCTGTTCAATGCTGTTCACAGCTTTAATTATACTTATTACGGCACACATACTTTATTATTTGATCACGTGGCTTTTTATCAagtttttacatgtgtgtgtatgtatgtactgtatacagtgtgtgtgtgtgtatgtatatatatatatatatatatatatatatatatatatatgtatgtatactgtgtgtgtatgtacagtatattcacACCTGGaacgcactttttgtgtctttttatgaATTTGAATCAGAAAGTCTgcggattgttttttttgtttttttcaccaaCCCTGCCTTTTTCCCCGTTTCTTATTGGTCGTCTTCAAGGTAATGAACTTTCcggtacaatttcttaaatttaGATCCGCCGAAAGGTTTATCGAtcacaaatactgcctcagtttgcactgGGTTAACTTTACCACAAGGGGCTGTCAAAAGAAAGACTTCATGGTAAACAAAGTCAACGTTTTTAACTTCATCCTCTGCCATTTTTCCAGTAAATTagttgttttagtctttgtgagttcatggaaacttcacttttatctgcCACTGGATCGACATCATTCGAGGATGGAGTAACATAAACTAAAATAAACAGTATTGATACAACAtaacaaaagtggaataaaaaatcTTGGATgtgaaatgtaattttgaaaaagtTGGAATGTTGACttttaaaacaaagctgtttttcattttttatcttaaattgtcattgctcaaaacataatagttaatcaaaatcaatgtttttatgaattattgaccaaggCTCTGATTACGTcaaatcaaatatttcactttgaaaaatattttttgtggaagattttgaataaaaatatggaaaGAACttccggcagcggtaaagtttagatccatgatggaaagaagaaagtaaatgaattgttataactgaatacatttacatgtgcataaacatttgttttcttttgtattatttctttaatgaattaacgtttatgacagcctttttccaaaacacaatataaaatgtgagatataacaggataatgcatacatttatcatttgttatcaaacggttacaaaaaagtgggaccccatttttatgacttgatggggtctctgggattccattttgaaaattcctagcaccaacactgatgtTATTATAAAATGTTCTTGTGTCCAGAGACTCTTAACTTTTGTCCCTCACTAAAGAGGCTTGCGGCGCTGTTGCTCGAGttagacattgtgtttttaaaagccgccactttttgcacattttgtagattgcTGTTTGTGGGTATATCTGCCATATGTATTTAAAGTACGTCCACCtggcagacatgctgacaacgctctaCAATGGCGTGCTATTTGTTTACATCCGGTTTCGGTCGCGCGGTTTTCGTTAATCGAAGTCTTTTTCCGTTGATCAGGTTTTTGGTACATCACTTGTCAGTAGTGTGCAAATAATAGGTTATATATATCAATTCATACTGTAATGACCAGCTAATTAATGTTGTATGTTCATTTTGTTTGCATTGGATGTCAGTTTTTCCCGTGGtcgcggagaatgaggaagtgttgtagTGTCCGGGGAAATGTGGACTCCTGAGACAAAAGTGTTTGTACgcgaggtaaaacctgttggaattgtgctgTTTGTTGGTAATGAAAGTTAAACATAGCATCAGAGTTTGTGATATGTTCACGGGgctatattacattttattatttttaatttgtttttgaaTTATGAAAACAAACCCTTATTTCAAGCTGTGGCAGACATAAAAATGCTGTGGCGGCGCGCCACATTCAGTTACACTGAAAAGCAGTGAaaatggcacgttgtgtaaatcgtgaataaaaacagaatacaataatttgcaaatccttatcaagctatattcaattgaatagactgcaaagacaagatacttaacgttcaaattggaaaccgttattttttgcaaatattagctcatttggaataatatgcctgcaacgtgtttcaaaaaagctggctcaagtggcaaaaaagatgagaaagttgaggaatgctcatcaaacacttttttggaacatctcacaggtgaacaggctaattgaggaCAAGtagttgccatgattgggtataaaagtaagtcccattaaatgctcagtctaaaatatatatatttttaaatagaaGTCAGATGTATTTATTCAAAGGAAAATACATGTTTCGGACCACCCCTCACTTCCTGTGTGCCCCCACAGTGTAATAGTCTGGATTGAAGACATGCTGGAGCGAGACGTAAATGACAACAAGAAGATCGGTAACTATGGCGCTCAGCACATCCTGTCTGGCGTGCCAAGAGACTCTGTGACCATCCTCACTCACTGCAACACGGGCTCACTCGCCACTGCTGGATATGGCACTGCACTGGGTAAGCACTGCAAGGTCGAGTCACGATTAATCTGCTGTGGCTGAGCGGCATTATGTGTGTTATGTGTGTTCTGTGCGTCCGTGTGTAGGAGTGGTACGAAGCCTCTACACGTTGGGCAGGCTGAAGCGTGTGTACTGCACAGAGACCAGGCCGTACAATCAGGGCTCTCGGCTAACTGCATACGAGGCGGTTGCAGAAGGAATCCCAGCCACACTCATCACAGACAGCATGGCAGCCCTCACCATGAGAGAAATGAACATCTCAGGTGTGTTTTTACTGCTTCTTTTTCTCATTTACTTACACTTAACTCATCTTCAAGCTCTAAAGCAGAGGTGCGcctcgctgccaccacagcctgggggggcaatagactacagactgcggtgaagtgGGCCGGCtttgtcgcgtgaagaagcctacaacttttggttgtgttttccgctccatttgctgaatggcgatatatctcgatattttttccgtaaagtaaaaactaaacagtcctagttacctgagatactaagtacgtcattattatgacttagtaattTACTAAGTTAAAATAATggcttactaagtcaaaataatgacttccatccattttctactgcttgtccctgacttacaaagtcaaattaatgacataCTGtgagtaagcgtttgcaataagctgAGTTAAAAGTAGGGCCTCATGttgacatatgttcaactcatcatgcttaatttattgcagcatttgggaagcctgtagttgatttttatcatgtaaatgttatatttttatcaacatgtgatagcagagaccctgccattcaaaactaggttgctacattattaaaaataataattaaaaagagTACAATAGCAGAGACTATTCATcgctgaacaccatggagttaatgttggctttatgatgcagttacattattatatcaactatgagtaccttggaggtagaaaagcgctatacaagtataacccatttaccataactatcagagacagcttcaggaaacttttcatttaacataatgtccttttcttgctgcttcaacacagctcattCAACATAGAAAAAGGTGAAATTATGCAGCAAATTATGcagagagcataatactaccaccaccatgcttgacggtaggaagggtgttcctgggattaaaggcaaacatatt includes:
- the mri1 gene encoding methylthioribose-1-phosphate isomerase codes for the protein MTLESIRYRSGSLQILNQLLLPHQTVFDDIRSVQDAYEAIKSMKVRGAPAIAIVGCLSLAVELRAGAGGDDPVPFIRESLCHLTSARPTAVNMGRAARELMEFAENESMEKNSEQLRESVIVWIEDMLERDVNDNKKIGNYGAQHILSGVPRDSVTILTHCNTGSLATAGYGTALGVVRSLYTLGRLKRVYCTETRPYNQGSRLTAYEAVAEGIPATLITDSMAALTMREMNISAVVVGADRVVANGDTANKVGTYQLAIAAKHHGIPFYVAAPSTSCDLSLESGRDIIIEVRPSEELTSINGVAIAAPGIEVWNPAFDVTPHQLITGGIITELGVFLPSELQAALTGRLTAL